The window TGTGAACCCAAAATGTTAATAATAAATCTCCGTAACTCAATGAATGAAGACTGTGGACACTGAAAGTGGATGTAAAGAAGTAGAAACGATATAGTCGGAGATGAACTAAAGTAAGCAACTGCTTTCTAATCAGTGTATAGTCTTTATCATAAAAGATAGCAAGATGACAGAAGACTTCACCTTCATCCCATCCTTTAATTGCCTATGAGGAGCACCCACAAGAAGGAGAAGCAAAGCTTTTTTAATATCTTCATGTCCATAAATCTCAGGGGCCAGTGATCGCGACAACTTATTGTAAATGTCACCATCCTCAGCCAAACGCGCAATCTGCTCTTCCTCATCTTTCTGAAACTCATATCTGTagatcataataataaatataaagatgCTTTCTGATATTGTGCACACACCATAGTTGCTTTGTAACTTAAGCAAATGCCAAAAACATGGAATAGGTTACTAAATCGGAAAATTTCATTAGTGTTAAGGTGTAACAATGCCTTACTCctcatatttcttcttgaaatGAGTAACAGACGTTGCTTCCAGATAGGTGTCCGCTACTAAGCCAGCTCGAAGTGCCTTAAACCCAGTGTAAGGAATGGGAAGAAAAATTCCTGAGAATTCAACAACGTCACCTGGTGATACCTACAAGGATTCAAGgaaatttagtaaaaaattaacaattctACTATAGTAAATGACGCTGAAATCCCAATATCTATAGATAAAATCCAAGTACAGCAATAAAAAAATTCCTGTTGATTGCAGGGAAGGTacagatataattttttaattgctAAGCTGCaccataaaaatgttatttacttTGCATCTAATGAATATTTAAGAATCCTGACAGTGTTCACTGTTTCCTTTGGGAGCTGTTAAACACGTTAAGtagaatgttttgttttttcaacaaCTGTTCCACATATGCTTTTAAGTCGCACAATAACTTCTCACTGGACTATTCCTAAGCAATACAGCTATTGATTCCTAACGGAGAACAAATAGACTCCTATAGTAGCATGAGATAGAGGTCAGGAAAAGCAACCTTTCTTGTCAACTCTCCTCTTAGATGAACAGTCATCGACCTAGGAATATGCCCTTTAGGTACATGTTCAGCTAACTCTTGCATCTTAGCCtgcaaaatattgttttttaactCATTAGTTTGATATCAGTGCATTCACATAAATGACAGTCATTGACCAGAACAGAACCTCCTGAAACTTTAGAAACTTTGAAGCTCTGAGCTGAAGGATGGGATTTCCGGCTTTGCTATTAACGCGACAGCGGCTGGAGGGGCACTTAAACAAAGGCATGAAGACTCTAGATGTAACTTCCTGATTTGGCAGGTAAGAGAAAGATAATCAGAGTTAGTAGTTAGCAAACTAAAGAAGAAACTACGATCTTGCAGGCATAGTTAAGATACCTGGTAAATTTCATGACCACAATCTTCACATGTGTAAACAGCAACCGCCATAAGTGGCTTGACATCCGAACAGCGGGTCACAATACCAGATATTTTAACAAGTTGCCCAATGTGTGAAGCCTTAACCTCCCTGATGGTAGATGGCTTTACCTTTGAAGGAGCTTTAAAATAAACCTCACTGGACAAAAATTAGATTCATTAGCTAACTTTTCTGAAAGAAGAATCCAACCTAAATAACAGTTTTCAACTAGGCTACAAGCAGCAGCAATTAACAGACAGTGAAAGATATTCTCACACAAATAAACTCAAAGAGCGTTGTGAACTTACTAAAATCTTTTAACCTCAGAAGGAATCTGCTGATGCGGGTCAGAAACATCTGCATTATCAGTCCCATCGTCAGCTCTCTGAGTCATGAGAATATCATGATCATCATCCGGAAATGCTTCAGTGGGTTCGGGTAGCAACTCGTCAACAGCAGCGGAGAAAATGGAAACATAACGGCGAGTGTTTTCAGTCAACCGTCCGAGAAACTCCTCAATATCACCCTTATACTATACAACATCATCAAAGAAATGAGAACTTCATATCCAATTGCAACATccaaaaaagagatttaaaaaaaaaacaactcacaTTGAATAAGTCATCAAGATCGACCGTAATAGCTCGAATCTTACGATTTGAAACCTCTTGCTACACAAATCATTAAATAGAACATAACTGAGTTTACTAATTTCAGTTAAATTGATACATTTATaagtaaaaccctaaattacGAAGATTCgcgaaaaccctaaattgatGGAAAGGAAGACTCACGAGAATCTCCATGTACTTAGATCCGCCATTAGCGTCGGCGAAATTCTCGAGAAATTGCTTGGCGAGCGCTGCAGGATTAAGAAAAGGTGAAAATCAAAACCcaacaagaaggaaaaaaaaaagacggaAGAGAGTATTGAGGacggaggagagagagagagattctgaCCTTTGTCGCCGTCGAAATCATGGTCTTTCATGGTTTGAGAACTTgggtcgagagagagagagagggaggtaGCAGAAGAGTGAGAGACGAAGGTATGAAGCAGTGACCGCGAAATTGGGCGGTGAAAGGGTTGTAAATGGCGACGAgatttggcgggaaaattatcGTAGATAGAAATGGCGGGGGGTGAATGGACGGTCCAGATCTAATGATATTTGTGATCTGCGTAATGTCGATAATACCCCTGttgaaatttgtttaaaaacaaattaaaaagatagTGTGGCTGCTGGGATTCGAGCCCAGGTCTCCACGGCCACAACGTGGAATACTAACCGCTATACTACAGCCACTTTGTTGGTACTTGCTTCACCTTTTACCTATTTATACATTCAAAACATCTAGTAGATCATTAAATAGTATTAGCAGCTGTATTGAAAAATATGATAATAACTAGGTTTTCACCCGTGGTACACTGCtggactaaattataaattattgtatttttaaaatttattaagttttcaaattctcgtttaattaacttttatctaattaatttataattttgtttagaatgttttttctacttcttacgttttatacagtgTATagcctaattacattaaatttattattagatataatataaaattttaaaacattagttttgttttctataattaaacagaattatatgcatatatggtatgttagtgtatatttttatgtgtatacaatttttttttttgaatattaagaatgtgttgtagtatgtgtaatattttgtagttcatatattaaataattaataagttaatttttcatatgactacaaatctatagtatatgaaataaactaatagttttagtgttagTTTTATAGTCCAAatccgccatgctaggcggatcacgcaacatattcaaagatttttaatcagtaaaaactcatcataaaaaatctgtgaaaataaaatatagtatgtgagactaaaagtcactttttatcaaatcagtttttcaaatttttaaagaacagctcttcactcacctccttacaaaataaagaaataaaatttgcatacatttacaattatgtttgttactttttaaaacacttagtttctataaaaaatcgaatataattaaagttgatttgtttattaaattaattatttaatatcaatGGCATACCTGTAAATAAGTgtcaacttcaggatttattttataaatgtctccaaaaaatatatatagatgttattAAAATCTTGACGTTTACATTTTAGTTGATTTAAAGCATGAACTTTTCATCTAGCGGAGAAAAACtttattcttttgttgatttataaAGAATTCATGAACTTTTGTTGAGTTGGCCTTATGATGCATAACATTAAATGGTCAAACGGAAAAATCACACGGGATTAATTAGCCGTTAACAAGATCCGTTAATAGCATAATATGCTGTTTAATTAGATCCTAAGACCTTCAAATTGAAACTTGATtcccattttttataaatcagaAACCCTAGATTTGGGGGTTTTAGATTTGATAAACGatgttgttttattattaaCGGATTCTCGTTAACATGTAATTAAACCCGTATGATTTTTCTGTTTAGCCACTTAAAGTTGTGTCTCATAAagccaaatcaacaaaaattcatgaattatttaaaatttaacaaaaaaaataatgtttttttcattaGACAAAGAGTTTATgttttaaatcaacaaaaatataaactttagtattttaatgacatttttccaaTTACATTTTTCCCATATAAAATTGTCATTTTCATCGTCCTCCATTCGTGAAAGCTACTTTGttgttgatttcttctttgacaCTTGTCTCAAATCCGTCGCTACGATCCAAAAATTATGTGTAGTCTTTAAAGCTATAggactctctttttttgtattattatagtTTAGTTTCCCTGTATACGATCGACTATGATTTTTGCCTTCGTAAGAACTTGGTCAACATCATTCTTTAACATCTCCTTCATCTTAGGCGATTAAAATTCATGAAATAAAATAGCAAACACACACAAGTCTGATTCATTTTTTCCCAGTCTACAAAAAATCgtcacatcttcttcttgtaagTCCTCTTAATAAttttacctttaaaaaaaaaaaaggtattccCAGTTTCTTCCGGAATCTGTTTTGTGTCAACCTACGACGAAGACCATCATCACATACACTTTTGTCTCTATTCGTTTACTTTCTGTCTGACAAcccaaaaattgttttttttttcttaaatttcatcAATgtgttaaaaaaggaaaaagatcaGAATCCATTTGTTATTTAACACGACATTTGGCAAAAAggtataaaaaaatatcttttttttcttttttcttgtttcttctgttatGTAAAAAGTAGGATATTCTGATAAAATTCCAACGATcattaagatttgtttttaaaatggaGATAGAAAAATACTGTAAGAAgacatgcaaatgcaaactcGGTATTAAATATGTATTAAAATTTGTGTGTGTTAAACTGAAAGAGATAAGGTTAAGAAAATGACCTCTCTTTTATTCtcaaactaaaaaccaaacaatGATGCACCAAACACAAATTCACACGCAATTATCACAATTCTCAAAGTAGAAAACCTAACTCATCTAATTGAATCTAAGCCACGTGATTGTGAAGGATGCATATGTAAtgtatatacctttttttttgtttgtttgtctgtcAGATTCTGGAATTTgagtaaacacacaaaaaagtcAACCATTGCAGCAGAGTCTTTTGGTCcagagaagcaaagaagaggaagaaaaagaagaagaagaagaaaatggcagGAGGGTCGTTTGGTCCGACCGGTGTGGCTAAGGAGAGAGCAGAACAATACCAAGGAAACGTCACTAGTTATGTCATAATCGCTTGCCTTGTTGCAGCCATTGGTGGATCTATCTTTGGATATGACATCGGAGTCtcaggttcttcttcatcttttttttttctttttcgaatCCAGTATCTCTGAATCTTTATCAAGCAATGGCTGAAATGGGTTTTGTATACAGGAGGAGTTACGTCCATGGATGAGTTTCTTGACGAGTTTTTCCATGCGGtttatgagaagaagaagcatgcTCATGAAAGTAATTACTGCAAATATGATAATCAAGGGTTAGCTGCTTTCACTTCTTCGCTCTACTTGGCTGGTTTGGTTTCAACTCTGGTGGCATCACCCATCACTAGGAACTATGGGAGGCGTGCGAGTATTGTCTGTGGTGGAATCAGCTTTCTTGTTGGAGCTGGTTTGAATGCTGGAGCTGTGAACCTAGCTATGCTTCTTGCTGGACGGATCATGCTCGGTGTTGGCATTGGATTTGGAAATCAGGTTAGACATAATTGATTGGTTGATTTCGCCGATAGACCAATCTCATCTTTTATGATAACTTTTACCTGCTTTGGCGGATAGACCAGTCTCATCTTTATGAAAGTAGGctgctttggttttgtttgtcaGGCAGTTCCATTGTATTTATCAGAAGTGGCACCTACTCATCTCCGAGGTGGTTTAAACATGATGTTTCAGTTAGCTACAACTCTTGGGATCTTTACTGCGAATATGGTCAATTTCGGTACTCAAAAGCTTAAACCTTGGGGATGGAGACTCTCTCTTGGTTTAGCTGCTTTTCCGGCTCTGCTTATGACGCTTGGCGGCTATTTCTTACCAGAGACCCCCAACAGTTTGGTCGAAAGAGGATTGACAGAGAGAGGTCGACGTGTACTGGAGAAACTAAGAGGAACCAAAAACGTCGATGCTGAGCTTCAAGACATGGTAGATGCGAGTGAGCTAGCGAATTCCATCAAACATCCTTTCAGAAACATCCTGCAGAAACGACACAGACCTCAGCTAGTCATGGCTATTTGCATGCCTATGTTTCAAATCCTCACTGGCATAAACTCCATTCTCTTCTACGCGCCTGTTCTGTTCCAGACAATGGGATTTGGCGGCAACGCATCTCTCTACTCATCAGCTTTAACAGGAGCTGTTCTTGTTCTCTCAACATTGATTTCCATAGGATTAGTGGACAAACTGGGACGAAGAGCTCTTCTCATCAGTGGAGGAATACAAATGATAATATGTCAAGTCATAGTAGCAGTGATCTTGGGAGTGAAGTTTGGAGACAAGCAAGAGCTATCAAAAGGGTACTCAGTCATCGTAGTCATCTTCATCTGCCTCTTTGTTGTAGCATTCGGATGGTCATGGGGTCCTCTCGGCTGGACCATACCAAGCGAAATCTTTCCATTAGAGACACGTTCAGCGGGACAGAGCATCACGGTTGCTGTAAACCTCCTCTTCACTTTCATCATAGCTCAAGCTTTCCTCGCTCTCCTATGTGCATTCAAGTTTGgaatcttcctcttctttgctGGTTGGGTCACTGTAATGACCATCTTTGTCTATTTCCTGTTACCTGAAACCAAAGGAGTGCCGATTGAAGAGATGACTCTCTTATGGAGTAAACATTGGttctggaaaaaaatattacctGCAACAAATCTTGAAGCTGATAACAACAATGACACAAACAGTTCTGCTTGAAACAAATTTGATTCTGTTTgtatgtgaagaagaaagattagttttttttttgtttgtcttctattaaactaaaaaggttttattgCATGAAAGAGATGTGATTATGACAACTACATacttcaaaatccaaaaacaaaagccaTACAAGAAGAGTCATCACTGTTACAGAGCACTGAGCAGAGCCAAGTTTTGGTTGTAATTGGAGCACTGAGgcgccatcttcttcttcttcttcttcttcttcttcttcttccttctctgagataaacaaacaaacaaatttgtttATCTCACTTCACATGATATCTTCAACATCTGCGCGCCTCTTAAAGACTGGTTGCAATTTCTAGGGTTTAGTTTCCCCCCAAATCTCTTCTTTTGGAGATCTAAAGGACGAGATTGTTCTTCTCCAGAAAACATGGGATCGGAACAGAGCTGGGAAGCGGCGAAATAGAGCAACCAGCTCCGGCGAAGATCTCCAATCGTTTTAAAGCTCCGATCTGTTTCTTCACAGTCTCTGGTTCAGGTCCAAGTCTATTAGTCGACGATACAATCAAATCAACGTCattattcatcatcttcttcgaaACAGGTCGTCTTGTAACATCGCAGCTACTGTTGTTCTCCTTGTTGTTAAACGCGCTCAATGTCTCGCCGCGTTTGAGGATCTTGACTTCTCCCATCACAAGATTCGCCGCCGGAGATTTGATCACCGTAGGTTGAGACGTCGTGGTAGGGTTTCGCTTCCGTCGGCGAGGAGTAGCCTCTGTAGCAGCGTTAGAGTGGCGGCTAAGGCGAGGATTAGGGTTACGGTGGACTAGGGTTCGAGAAGAGAGAACCATCGCAGCGGCCATGACTGGagatacctttttcttttctttattaacTTAGAAACTAAAAGATCCGTGTGAACGTTTTTATAGTAACTAAAAGATCCGTGTGACTCGACCGACCAAGCCAAACGGAACCGactgtgaatttttttttttcaatttaccCTAATTTAGTCAAAGCAAATTAAACCGGGTTTGGTTTAACACTAGAGAGTTtctaaaaatacatatcaattTGATGGTTTTGATTTACACTACGGAAGATATAACAAGAAGCGGGAAAAAATTGGCAAAAATCATGACACACTTTCTTTGAgttataacaatttttaagaGGAaactgtgttgttgttgttgttgtgctcCTTTGATTTAGCGAGTTTAGCTTGTATGAGTTTGTCCAAGATCGGTGGCTCCAGTGGAATCACATCAAGACATCTCTCAGAAGCCGCAACAATCACCTGTTATTACAAATACACAACACAGTCCGAGAGGGTGAATGATCAGTTGCAAAAGCAAAACGAAGAAAAGCAAACGAAGAAGCTTTAGTCGTTAATCACCTCGTCGAGCAAGAAATCAATTGCAGCTTCGTCCTCCACTGTTTCCTTCAAAGGAGCTTTCAAGAACTGAATGTCTAACTGAATCTGCTGGAACCCGCTGCGGTTAAACGTTTGAAGCCGGACATATTCTTGCAAACTCTTCAAACAGAGTTTCACTGTTGTTGTAACAACTGATTCCTGTAAGTAATAAGCATCAACAAAGATATTATATCAGGATATGACAGAACGTGTGtgtgtttgataaaaaaaactaaaaagggaACCTCTATTGTTTCGTATTTATACCTGGGTAAATTCAACCTTGGTGAATATTTCTACTTTTTGCTTGAACAGTTTTGCAAGATGTGTCTCGAAAAGCTGACTACGAGCTCTCTGTGAATTCGACCGTGTCATCTTATCGTTATGGAGTGTATTACTTCGTGATGAAGTTGTAGTGTTGCTTCCGTTGCTGTCCGTTCTCTTGTGCTTCCGAAATGTCCCTTGAGGTAAAACTTGTTTCACTTCTTTACCAACCTCTTCTAACTGTGAAGCataaatccaaaacaaatatgAGTTATTGCATGTTCTTTAGTTATAAAGATTGAGGAAGAGAAGAGTTGTCATCAAACCTCGTGAAGAAACATATCGACATACATGTGAACCTCTCGTGGCTCCTTGTGCTGCAGAATATTTAGAATCTTTAGAAAACAATGACTGATAACATGCTTCTCTAACAAGACTAGTCACATGACAACCGCGATACCTTAACCCAGTTTGGTGTCTTGAACCTTTTCCTCAATAAAACTGATATCTTCTGTGTTCTTGTGTCTATGTACTGAAATATGAAATGATTTTAGTTAGTTGAAGTTAAGTTTCTGTGACGACCACAAGTTTTGGAGTTTATTTCATACATGCTGGAGAAGCTTCTCGCTGGCTGCATGGAAGACCCGGCATAGTTCTCCAGGAATAAAAGCAGGTCCATTCTCAAAGGCTTGGGAATTTCCACCAGAGAAGGAAGCAGCTATTTCCTGAATTNNNNNNNNNNNNNNNNNNNNNNNNNNNNNNNNNNNNNNNNNNNNNNNNNNNNNNNNNNNNNNNNNNNNNNNNNNNNNNNNNNNNNNNNNNNNNNNNNNNNNNNNNNNNNNNNNNNNNNNNNNNNNNNNNNNNNNNNNNNNNNNNNNNNNNNNNNNNNNNNNNNNNNNNNNNNNNNNNNNNNNNNNNNNNNNNNNNNNNNNNNNNNNNNNNNNNNNNNNNNNNNNNNNNNNNNNNNNNNNNNNNNNNNNNNNNNNNNNNNNNNNNNNNNNNNNNNNNNNNNNNNNNNNNNNNNNNNNNNNNNNNNNNNNNNNNNNNNNNNNNNNNNNNNNNNNNNNNNNNNNNNNNNNNNNNNNNNNNNNNNNNNNNNNNNNNNNNNNNNNNNNNNNNNNNNNNNNNNNNNNNNNNNNNNNNNNNNNNNNNNNNNNNNNNNNNNNNNNNNNNNNNNNNNNNNNNNNNNNNNNNNNNNNNNNNNNNNNNNNNNNNNNNNNNNNNNNNNNNNNNNNNNNNNNNNNNNNNNNNNNNNNNNNNNNNNNNNNNNNNNNNNNNNNNNNNNNNNNNNNNNAACCGCGATACCTTAACCCAGTTTGGTGTCTTGAACCTTTTCCTCAATAAAACTGATATCTTCTGTGTTCTTGTGTCTATGTACTGAAATATGAAATGATTTTAGTTAGTTGAAGTTAAGTTTCTGTGACGACCACAAGTTTTGGAGTTTAATTCATACATGCTGGAGAAGCTTCTCGCTGGCTGCATGGAAGACCCGGCATAGTTCTCCAGGAATAAAAGCAGGTCCATTCTCAAAGGCTTGGGAATTTCCACCAGAGAAGGAAGCAGCTATTTCCTGAATTAGCATATAAAGTTTCTCAATTCCGCTACCAATGTGGTTCAAACTTTAATTATCAAACCAGTTGTACGACTTGTTACCTCAGAAACTCTCGGGATGACCTTTTGTTCGACGAAGACAGAGAGCTGCGCCAATACAAGGATGAGACCAGCATGGATTTTGTCACTCGATTTTCCCTCTACCAAACCTCCTTCAATATCCTTTGATGAGCTAGTTTTTCCAGAAAGTACTAGAAATTGAGCTTCAAGTGACCTGAAGAAGTCTTGAAATCCATTCTGAATCCAGCCAATGATTAAGTCCTTCATCTTGACAAATATTCCAATGTTTTCATCAAGAAGCTGACGGAAGTCCTGAAatgattaaaacaaatataagcgTTTGGGCATGGAATTTGTACAGAGGAAATGACGACCAAATTGAAACATCATAATAAATGATAGAAGAAGGAAATATACCTGGAA is drawn from Camelina sativa cultivar DH55 chromosome 8, Cs, whole genome shotgun sequence and contains these coding sequences:
- the LOC104707897 gene encoding uncharacterized protein LOC104707897, yielding MAAAMVLSSRTLVHRNPNPRLSRHSNAATEATPRRRKRNPTTTSQPTVIKSPAANLVMGEVKILKRGETLSAFNNKENNSSCDVTRRPVSKKMMNNDVDLIVSSTNRLGPEPETVKKQIGALKRLEIFAGAGCSISPLPSSVPIPCFLEKNNLVL
- the LOC104707898 gene encoding sugar transport protein 7, producing the protein MAGGSFGPTGVAKERAEQYQGNVTSYVIIACLVAAIGGSIFGYDIGVSGGVTSMDEFLDEFFHAVYEKKKHAHESNYCKYDNQGLAAFTSSLYLAGLVSTLVASPITRNYGRRASIVCGGISFLVGAGLNAGAVNLAMLLAGRIMLGVGIGFGNQAVPLYLSEVAPTHLRGGLNMMFQLATTLGIFTANMVNFGTQKLKPWGWRLSLGLAAFPALLMTLGGYFLPETPNSLVERGLTERGRRVLEKLRGTKNVDAELQDMVDASELANSIKHPFRNILQKRHRPQLVMAICMPMFQILTGINSILFYAPVLFQTMGFGGNASLYSSALTGAVLVLSTLISIGLVDKLGRRALLISGGIQMIICQVIVAVILGVKFGDKQELSKGYSVIVVIFICLFVVAFGWSWGPLGWTIPSEIFPLETRSAGQSITVAVNLLFTFIIAQAFLALLCAFKFGIFLFFAGWVTVMTIFVYFLLPETKGVPIEEMTLLWSKHWFWKKILPATNLEADNNNDTNSSA
- the LOC104707896 gene encoding DNA replication licensing factor MCM7; this translates as MKDHDFDGDKALAKQFLENFADANGGSKYMEILQEVSNRKIRAITVDLDDLFNYKGDIEEFLGRLTENTRRYVSIFSAAVDELLPEPTEAFPDDDHDILMTQRADDGTDNADVSDPHQQIPSEVKRFYEVYFKAPSKVKPSTIREVKASHIGQLVKISGIVTRCSDVKPLMAVAVYTCEDCGHEIYQEVTSRVFMPLFKCPSSRCRVNSKAGNPILQLRASKFLKFQEAKMQELAEHVPKGHIPRSMTVHLRGELTRKVSPGDVVEFSGIFLPIPYTGFKALRAGLVADTYLEATSVTHFKKKYEEYEFQKDEEEQIARLAEDGDIYNKLSRSLAPEIYGHEDIKKALLLLLVGAPHRQLKDGMKIRGDVHICLMGDPGVAKSQLLKHIINVAPRGVYTTGKGSSGVGLTAAVMRDQVTNEMVLEGGALVLADMGICAIDEFDKMDESDRTAIHEVMEQQTVSIAKAGITTSLNARTAVLAAANPAWGRYDLRRTPAENINLPPALLSRFDLLWLILDRADMDSDLELAKHVLHVHQTEESPALGFEPLEPNILRAYISAARRLSPYVPAELEEYIATAYSSIRQEEAKSNTPHSYTTVRTLLSILRISAALARLRFSESVAQSDVDEALRLMQMSKISLYADDRQKAGLDAISDTYSIIRDEAARSNRTHVSYANALNWISRKGYSEAQLKECLEEYAALNVWQIDPNTFDIRFI